The window GAAAAGCCAGTGTGGCCCTAAAGAAGCAACTAGAGTAATACGCGTAGCAGACTGCTAGGATTTCTCATATACACTAGCGATATACACGGTTTAGCGTCTTCGGCTCCGCACAATGTAGTGTTGGTATTTTGTGGATGCCGAATGTGGGGTCGGCTTGTGAAGCCGAGATGTACTTTGTAAGAGCAGAATGCGGTCCTGCCGACGAGTGGCGCTGAAAACTGGGAAATGTTTACCTGGAGGAGAGAACTGGGCCACGCAGTCTCATCTGGGTGGGTATATTTTTACCCGTTGTTTCGGAGGCCTAGGGTATTAAGCATGTTTCCCACTATGCCATAATCGTGTTAGATGTCGTGGTTGAGATAGGCACCCTGATATATGAGATATGCCCCTTTACAAATTCTAAGGCTCTGATTAGTTGAGGGGCTTGCTGGCAGGCCCCAATTGTCGTGCTTACTACTCCACTTACTGCTCCGGAGTTTCTCCAAGTTGAGTCTTGCACCTATTGAATATTCTCTGCTTGAAAACGTGAACGAAAACCAGGGGCAGCAGTGCCAGGGGAAAATACTATTAGCAGAGCGTTTACACCTTGAATTCAGAATTGCAAGTCACTAAGCATATAAGACAGACTGCAGAACATGTTTCAAAGAGATAGCATTATATCTAGATGATGAATTTCGCTCAACACTATAATGattctttaaaagtataCCATTATATCACATGCTAAAGTGAATGTTACTGAGCAGGCTCCAGGCGCTCAAATATCAACCTTTTAGACCTCATCCACCTTGTGTTTCTTGGGACCCCAGCCCCGTAACATTAACCAGACATCCTTCCAGAAGCCGACGGGGGCCTCTTCTAGCGAGGCCTCATAAGCATCAATGAGAGGGGCCTCCCAGATTAAGTCAACGTCTTTCGCCCTGATGAATTTGGTCTTCTTGATGAGCTTCCAACCGAGAAACAGGCATGGTACGAACAAGGGCATGAAGTAAGCAGTAACGAAGCCGCTGACGTTGAAGGGGACCAAAGATCGGTAGCcatagaagaagaggataacGATCTCAAAGATGAGAGCAACCCATGCACTGTAGGGCTGAAACCAACCCTTGTAAGGCAGCTTGTCGCGGTTAAAACCCTGGACGTGACAGGCGCGGTGGAAGCGGATATAGGTGATGAGAGCAGTAATGAAATAGATCAGGGTAGCACCGGTAGCGAGGTTAATAAGCCAGGTGAGGACGGTGGAAGAGCCGCTTCCGAGTTGCAGCAGGGACAAAAGGGGAAAGATCATGGTGACTACGAAGCAGTAAATGGGGGTGCCGGATTTGGTGACCTTCCTCAGAAATTTGGGGGCACGGCCTTCGAGAGCCAGGCCATAAAGACATCGGGTTGCGCTATAAAGTACGGTGTTACCAGCAGCGAAGATGGTAGTAGCAAATAGAGCAGTAATCAGATTAGGTAGGCCTTTGATGCCGAGATTTTGCATGGCAATAATGTAAGGCGAGGCAGCAGCGCTTCTGCTGTCACCGCTGCCTTTCCTGTAGAGAGCATCCAGGACCTTGTCGGTAGGCGAAATAATGATGGTGACGGCCAGGCAGCCCCCGATGAAGAAAATCAGGATGCGTGCATACAGGGCCTTGTAGGCTTTCTTGACATACGTACGGGGGTGTTTAACTTCGCTGGCTGCGATGCTAAGGAATTCAGGTCCAACACAGGTGAAGGACGCAGACCAGAGTGCCGTAAGAAAACCCTCAAACTTTCCTGTGGTGCCAGTGCTAAAGTATTCCAGGAACGGCCCAGGGTCTTTCCAGTGTCGGAAGCCAAATGCATCGTGTTGAGGATTACCGCCGCACATAGTGACTAGAGTAAACATCATGAGGAGGATCATGAGGAATGCTTTGCCACTGCAGAGCCAAAACTCAGCCGCGCCATAAACGCGAACGGCAAAGATGTTGATCGCACTATACGGGAGAAGTTGCTGTTAGTGGGTCTCTCATatctcatatatatatatatatatatataggtatatattgATACCAGCTTGTATTTCTTTGATGGATTTTCAAACTCACATATAGAGCACAATGCAGCCTGCACAAATTGCTCCCGCGGGTATATGGGAACTCCAGAATGATAGAACCAGGCTCAGAGCCGTAATCTCAAAAGGAACAATAAGACCAAGGTAGATGTAGAAGTTCCAGCCACCAGCAAAACCAAGCGCGTCGTCGACCCAGTGACCGGCTAAGCGAATGAAACTACCGCTAACGGGCATATAGGTTGTCATTTCGGCAACGGAGTTGTTGATATTGGCGAGGACAAGGTTGTAGACGATAAAACCTAGAAGCAAACCGGCGGGTCCTGCAGAGTTTAGAGCACCGCCGATGCTGACAAACAGTGCGGTGCCGATACCACCTCCGATACCAAGCATAAAGATGGTTCGGATAGACATCTCACGATGGAGTTCGCCAGCGGTGGTGGCCGGATAGAGCACGCCGGCGCCATGGTCGACAACCTCGGCGTGCGCGTCACGAGGCTTCTCCATGGAGGAGGTGCGCAAGGAAGGCTTTTCTGATGTTGCTGGACTCGCCTCAAGATTAGACATCTTCGATGAAGATATGTGTCTATCCTCTCATATGATAAGACAGCtgagagaaagaatagaaagaagaGTAATGGAAGGATAGAGGAGTttggagagaggagaggaacaGAACAGGGAACGGAATGCGGTGATGTATCCTGACTTTTATCCAAGTTTGCCGACATACTACACATTGGAGTAGAGAATGCTACTTGGTACTAGATTTTGGTACTAGATTTTGGAAAGAACCTTTTcatggtggcggtggtgtcCCTTACCCCAAGTAAACCGGTGGCGTAGCCCCACTCTTCATAGAAATTACTCAAAGCCGGGGAAAGGCTGAAAATCTCGGAACCCGACCGTCGCAGTGACCCACTAGAAGCCGGCTCTCCAGGAAATCTGGGGGTTAGACGGCAGATACTAACTTCGGATGCAGAACCCCATGGGGTTCAATGCCTCACAAGCCACATTTCCACGTTTCTTTCCATGTTTCTTTCCATGTTAACGGAGAGTCCCGGAAGGCGAGTATACTAAAATGGCGACGCCAACATCGGTTCCAGACTGGCTAGCTTTTGGGAGTCTGCTCCCTAGAACGGTGGCTTTTTTGCGCCATAAAGTTACCAAACCTTGATAAGACACGACAGCGTCGACGCAATATTCTGACGTTTGGAACAGAttatctccttctttcaaCTAGTCCGGCCTAGGGTGGCGGTAGGTTTGCCTGTTCATGTAGTCGGCTCCTGAGCCGAGATGGACGCTTCGCGGATCATAACCCATCTCCTTACGAACTTCTGGGCTCGTCATAGTTTTTGTCTTTAGAACAGACATAATTAGTAAGGCTGATGATAAAACCTCCTAATGTATCAGCTCTAGAAAAGATTGATATGCTAGAGTGGAGTCAACCTTTGGACTAAAGCCTTCATCCGTCATGAGGCAATATGTTGATCATCTAcataacagaaaaaaaaaaaatcgccaTGCACTTATTCAGTAGGAagttattctatattaaCACGAAGAGAGCAGCAAGTCGCAGTTCTTTTCTGGCGAATTTGAGTTGAGCGTTAGCTGAGTGGAAGTTTCCTTATGCGATCTCGTGCCATGCTCATACCACCTGACGCAGGGAATCTGCATGACCCGAAATTCGTTTCCACTCAGAGCGTTCAGGAGATTTACCACAATGAATGAAAGGCTGAGACCCGCTCGGAATGGCTTAAATGCAGTGGGTTGTCCTTTGCACAGGGATCGGATGTGGAAGCCGAGACACCCGAGATCTCGGGTTCACGTACCGTACCCCAATGTGGTCATCAGACTAGTGTTCGCTGCTTGTCTCCGAGAGTAGTGTGTGTAAGTCGCCCGAATTCGATACCACTCTCGGCTCAGATTCGAGCTTCCAGGTGACCACATACCGAGTCTAAGAGAATCGAGATGTTGGATGATCGGAAGCAGGCTGTGTACTAGCCAGCCTAGGCGCCGTCTCTTGGAAACCAGCCGGCAAGGGAgttagagagagaaagcgagGACCAGAGCCCACAAAGAAGGGATATTGCTAGACTAGTTTAATCATATGGGTAGATGGCAAACTCGTAACGCCCCTCCTCAACattataagaataaagaGAAGCAGCCGGTCTCATCACATCCATTCTTTTCATCAACAGACTAAACACCTCAACATCATCAATACATCGTCAAAACATCATCAAAACAACAAGAacattaaacttaattaaatactctTCACAAAATATCTCTTTGATTTAATTCGCCCTCATCATACAAATGCCTGGTTCCATTGCCGTCCTCACTGACGCGCCCGTCGCGGCCGTCGCGCCTCACAAGGCTCCCCATGTCATTGGACCCAAGCAGAGAAATCCTATGCGGCCTACTGCCGTTATCCCTCAGGAGATCATCGATGAGGCTCGTGCCGTTCCCGTGGAGGCATGGAACCCCAAGAAGCACGTTGCTCCCAAGACTCAGGTCGTCCAACACCTCATGAAGGACATTGGCCTTGAGGGTCACGGCATCTCTCCTATTGCTGTTACAGATCCCTTCCCACTCTTCACTGAAGAGGCTATCGGTCAGATCCGCCGCGAGATTTTCAGCGAGTCTGTGCTACGGGAGTGCCGCTTCAAGTCTGACTTCAACGCTAACATGGTCCGTGGTATGGGTCATGAGCGCGCTCCCTTCACCTACGATGCTTGGTGGTCTCCTGAGATCCTTTCCAGAGTCTCCGAGGCTGCTGGTATCGAGCTTGTCCCCGCCTTCGACTATGAGGTTGCCAACGTCAACATCTCCATCAATGACCAGAATGCCCCGGAGGTTGTCACCTATGGTGATCAAACATCTGCAGTCGCCTGGCACTATGACAGCTTCCCCTTTGTCTGCGTGAccatggctgctgattgCACTGGTATGGTTGGCGGTGAGACTGCTATTAAGCTGCCGAACGGCGAAGAGAGGAGAGTCCGTGGCCCCGCTATGGTGAGTTCCTCGTCATTCCCATCTCTAATGCGCGTGGTCATATTCACTAACAGTTACCTTAGGGCACTTGTGTTGTCATGCAGGGACGCTATATCTACCACCAGGCCCTCAAGGCATTTGGTGGCCGCGAGCGCATTGCCATGGTCACCGCCTTCCGCCCCAAGAGTCCTTTCGTCCGCGATGAGACCATCTTAACTGGCTCCCGCGTCATCAGCCACATTAGCGAACTCTACCCACAGTATATCGAATACCGCCTGTCCAACCTCGAAGAGCGCTTTCGTCGTGCTCTCCAGCAGGAGAAGCGCCGCCAGGTTGAGCGCAAGAAGTTCGATATCACGGCAATGAGGGCATTCTTAACCGAGCAGCTAGAGTATATCCAGACTTCTCTCAATGAGGTCTATGAGCCTGACGCTGACTACACCCCTCTGGACAACTAAACTACATCATGATCATTGCGATTAGCAATAAAGTCTAGAGGTTCGGCCTCTGTGGACAAAAAAGCAGTTGTCACATGCTGCATCTCGTCTACTCATCAACTGTATAAAGAATCTTGCGTGCTTAAAAAGGCATCTTTATACCTTTTTCAGTTGCCCAATTGGCCGCAagtatatatctataaaaagaaaaaaaaaaagaaagaacaaaggAAATTCTAATGTCTATATATCGGCTATCAGTAAATGTGAGAGATACAAAATGGCTATCGAAGACATATGTTGGGCAACGTACACAAACAAATGTTGCTGGCAAATATATCATTCTGAGAACCGCAATAGACTTCATAAGGCTGTCTTGTTGAGCCGTTTCTGCTActgccaagctgcttctAGATATATTTTCATTAAGCCGTGCATCTTTTCGGCCGATATTATTGAGGTCCTGCAACAACGAATATTAGCGATCAATAAAagaagatttattaaattgtTGTGTTCATCAATTAAATCGCGCAGCCTTTTTCCAATTCGTTTGCCGCATTCTATCAATGCATCCCGGCATATCCTCAAATCTGTTGTATTAACACACT is drawn from Trichoderma asperellum chromosome 4, complete sequence and contains these coding sequences:
- a CDS encoding uncharacterized protein (EggNog:ENOG41~TransMembrane:12 (i57-78o84-100i107-125o137-159i166-187o199-216i287-306o347-372i393-412o418-442i463-485o497-516i)) is translated as MSNLEASPATSEKPSLRTSSMEKPRDAHAEVVDHGAGVLYPATTAGELHREMSIRTIFMLGIGGGIGTALFVSIGGALNSAGPAGLLLGFIVYNLVLANINNSVAEMTTYMPVSGSFIRLAGHWVDDALGFAGGWNFYIYLGLIVPFEITALSLVLSFWSSHIPAGAICAGCIVLYIAINIFAVRVYGAAEFWLCSGKAFLMILLMMFTLVTMCGGNPQHDAFGFRHWKDPGPFLEYFSTGTTGKFEGFLTALWSASFTCVGPEFLSIAASEVKHPRTYVKKAYKALYARILIFFIGGCLAVTIIISPTDKVLDALYRKGSGDSRSAAASPYIIAMQNLGIKGLPNLITALFATTIFAAGNTVLYSATRCLYGLALEGRAPKFLRKVTKSGTPIYCFVVTMIFPLLSLLQLGSGSSTVLTWLINLATGATLIYFITALITYIRFHRACHVQGFNRDKLPYKGWFQPYSAWVALIFEIVILFFYGYRSLVPFNVSGFVTAYFMPLFVPCLFLGWKLIKKTKFIRAKDVDLIWEAPLIDAYEASLEEAPVGFWKDVWLMLRGWGPKKHKVDEV
- a CDS encoding uncharacterized protein (EggNog:ENOG41), with amino-acid sequence MPGSIAVLTDAPVAAVAPHKAPHVIGPKQRNPMRPTAVIPQEIIDEARAVPVEAWNPKKHVAPKTQVVQHLMKDIGLEGHGISPIAVTDPFPLFTEEAIGQIRREIFSESVLRECRFKSDFNANMVRGMGHERAPFTYDAWWSPEILSRVSEAAGIELVPAFDYEVANVNISINDQNAPEVVTYGDQTSAVAWHYDSFPFVCVTMAADCTGMVGGETAIKLPNGEERRVRGPAMGTCVVMQGRYIYHQALKAFGGRERIAMVTAFRPKSPFVRDETILTGSRVISHISELYPQYIEYRLSNLEERFRRALQQEKRRQVERKKFDITAMRAFLTEQLEYIQTSLNEVYEPDADYTPLDN